From one Buchnera aphidicola (Therioaphis trifolii) genomic stretch:
- the minC gene encoding septum site-determining protein MinC, translating into MLQKKPIEFKGNIFTFLVLYIKNDTIDIVKQAIYKKIQEAPNFFKNASVILNISHLTHSVNWKNMQQAIIDTGLKIIGICGYINCILKHTILKSGLPIIKEGKNFLKNIQFLKKKNNFLNYKQLNSKIITTPVRSGQKIYANKSNLIIINNVSAGAELIAAGDIHIYGTMRGRALAGVHGDITKNIFCTKFFAEIVSISGEYLLIDQISSNFLGHGVHIFLKNNILNVNTFS; encoded by the coding sequence ATGTTACAAAAAAAACCAATTGAATTTAAAGGTAATATTTTTACATTTTTAGTGTTATATATTAAAAATGATACTATAGATATAGTTAAACAAGCAATATATAAAAAAATTCAAGAAGCACCTAATTTTTTTAAAAATGCTTCTGTTATATTAAATATTTCTCATTTAACACATTCAGTAAATTGGAAAAATATGCAACAAGCTATTATAGATACTGGATTAAAAATTATTGGAATATGTGGTTATATAAATTGTATTTTAAAACATACAATATTAAAATCAGGTTTACCAATTATTAAAGAAGGAAAGAATTTTTTAAAAAATATTCAATTTCTCAAAAAAAAAAATAATTTTTTAAATTATAAACAACTAAATTCTAAAATTATTACTACACCAGTAAGATCAGGTCAAAAAATTTATGCAAATAAATCAAATTTAATTATTATTAATAATGTTAGTGCAGGTGCAGAATTAATTGCTGCAGGAGATATACATATTTATGGAACAATGAGAGGACGGGCTTTAGCTGGAGTACATGGAGATATAACAAAAAATATTTTTTGTACAAAATTTTTTGCTGAAATTGTTTCAATTTCAGGAGAATATTTATTAATTGATCAAATATCATCTAATTTTTTAGGACATGGAGTTCACATTTTTTTAAAAAATAATATTTTAAATGTTAATACATTTTCATAA
- a CDS encoding methyltransferase yields the protein MQYFKKFKNKKIILSGNIQDEIFLYLKIKKKKMHLQKCYNNEIINNKFKKKICFRIFPRKEFFFQYNTLIFFLIKDKKELIFQLMYFLSNMNIKNEIFIIGKNNFGINSLNNIFKEWIILKKIKYKKKCTLYYGRIQKKPIFILKKYLKKYNVFNINIITLPGVFGYKKFDLGSKIMISSFKKKITGKILDIGSGSGILSIFLKKKFKNIKITLIDNNSTALLCSKYNLKINKISGCVYYSNIFSHINEKFNLIISNPPTHYGNYNNLNIIYKIIKKSKKYLYKNGELRIILHSNISCKQIFIKYFGNYKILKKKQHYNIYQTFKKNI from the coding sequence ATTCAATATTTTAAAAAATTTAAAAATAAAAAAATAATTTTATCTGGAAATATTCAAGATGAAATATTTTTATATTTAAAAATAAAAAAAAAAAAAATGCATTTACAAAAATGTTATAATAATGAAATTATAAATAATAAATTTAAAAAAAAAATTTGTTTTCGAATATTTCCAAGAAAAGAATTTTTTTTTCAATATAATACATTAATATTTTTTTTAATAAAAGATAAAAAAGAATTAATTTTTCAATTAATGTATTTTTTATCTAATATGAATATTAAAAATGAAATTTTTATAATAGGAAAAAATAATTTTGGAATTAATAGTTTAAATAATATTTTTAAAGAATGGATTATTTTAAAAAAAATAAAGTATAAAAAAAAATGTACATTATATTATGGAAGAATTCAAAAAAAACCAATATTTATATTAAAAAAATATTTAAAAAAATATAATGTATTTAATATAAACATTATTACTTTACCAGGAGTTTTTGGTTATAAAAAATTTGATTTAGGTAGTAAAATTATGATTTCTAGTTTTAAAAAAAAAATTACAGGTAAAATATTAGATATTGGGTCTGGATCTGGAATATTATCTATTTTTTTAAAAAAAAAATTTAAAAATATTAAAATTACACTTATTGATAATAATAGCACTGCATTATTATGCAGTAAATATAATTTAAAAATTAATAAAATATCAGGATGTGTTTATTATAGTAATATATTTTCTCACATTAATGAAAAATTTAATTTAATTATTTCAAATCCTCCAACACATTATGGAAATTATAATAATTTAAATATTATTTATAAAATTATAAAAAAATCAAAAAAATATTTATATAAAAATGGTGAATTAAGAATTATATTACATTCTAATATATCATGTAAACAAATATTTATTAAATATTTTGGAAATTATAAAATTTTAAAAAAAAAACAACATTATAATATATATCAAACATTTAAAAAAAATATATAA
- the murJ gene encoding murein biosynthesis integral membrane protein MurJ, with protein MNLLKSFISIGLITFFSRTLSFLRDFIIAYTFGVSVSTDAFFVAFKIPNLLKRIFAEGAFLQIIIPIIIQYKKKSNNIAKKFFSSILGFMILMLFFLTVLGIYFSPYIIFFIVPGFFKKKILFELTIKLLKITFPYIFFISLSSLTTAILNIWNYFLIPVFSPILLNSSMIVFSLFFTKFFHTPILSLAWSVIFGGILQFTYQFLFLKKINMLVYPQINLKLLKISNLLKKMGIGILGVSANHISLLINSVLSSLFISGSVSWMYYADRLIEFPVGILGIPLGTILLSSLTKSIVYKKKDQFSKLIDWALRISFMIGLPSSIILYYLSNPLIIILFQYGKFTRFDTLMTERSLIGYSFGLLGLILVKILSPAFYARKDVKTPMIISFVTILFTQIINIVFLFMKLGNLGLSLSISFSAWLNCILLYWFLNKRKLFNLQPGWLNFIFKIIISSLMMFFVLMILFNIIPNWNNKLFFYKIITLIIIFLFSWIVYFIMLFILGIRLRQFYFIFK; from the coding sequence ATGAATCTTTTAAAATCTTTTATTAGTATTGGTTTAATAACTTTTTTTTCAAGAACTTTAAGTTTTTTACGTGATTTTATTATTGCATATACATTTGGAGTCTCAGTATCTACTGATGCATTTTTTGTAGCTTTTAAAATACCAAATTTATTAAAACGAATTTTTGCAGAAGGAGCATTTTTACAAATTATAATCCCTATTATAATTCAATATAAAAAAAAGAGTAATAATATTGCAAAAAAATTTTTTTCTTCTATTTTAGGTTTTATGATTTTAATGTTATTTTTTTTAACAGTTTTAGGAATATATTTTTCTCCTTATATTATTTTTTTTATTGTTCCTGGTTTTTTTAAAAAAAAAATTTTATTTGAGTTAACTATTAAATTATTAAAAATTACTTTTCCTTATATTTTTTTTATTTCTTTATCTTCTTTAACAACAGCTATATTAAATATTTGGAATTATTTTTTAATTCCTGTTTTTTCACCTATTTTACTTAATAGTAGTATGATTGTATTTTCTTTATTTTTTACAAAATTTTTTCATACTCCAATACTTTCTTTAGCATGGTCTGTTATTTTTGGAGGCATTTTACAATTTACATATCAATTTTTATTTTTAAAAAAAATAAATATGTTGGTATATCCTCAAATAAATTTAAAATTATTAAAAATATCAAATTTATTAAAAAAAATGGGAATAGGTATATTAGGAGTTTCAGCAAATCATATATCTTTATTAATTAATAGTGTTTTATCTTCATTATTTATTTCTGGATCAGTATCTTGGATGTATTATGCTGATAGATTAATTGAATTTCCAGTAGGAATATTAGGAATACCACTTGGTACTATATTATTATCTTCTTTAACGAAGAGTATTGTTTATAAAAAAAAAGATCAATTTTCTAAATTAATTGATTGGGCATTAAGAATTAGTTTTATGATTGGATTACCTAGCTCAATTATACTATATTACTTATCAAATCCATTAATTATAATATTATTTCAATATGGAAAATTTACAAGATTTGATACTTTAATGACAGAAAGATCATTAATTGGTTATTCTTTTGGTTTATTAGGTTTAATATTAGTAAAAATTTTATCTCCTGCATTTTATGCAAGAAAAGATGTTAAAACTCCAATGATTATTTCTTTTGTAACAATATTATTTACACAAATTATTAATATTGTTTTTTTATTTATGAAATTAGGAAATTTAGGTTTGTCTTTATCAATTAGTTTTTCTGCTTGGTTAAATTGTATTTTATTATATTGGTTTTTAAATAAAAGAAAATTATTTAATTTACAACCAGGATGGTTAAATTTTATATTTAAAATAATTATTTCATCATTAATGATGTTTTTTGTTTTAATGATATTATTTAATATAATACCAAATTGGAATAATAAATTATTTTTTTATAAAATAATAACACTTATAATAATATTTTTATTTTCTTGGATAGTATATTTTATTATGTTATTTATTTTAGGAATTCGATTAAGACAATTTTATTTTATTTTTAAATAA
- a CDS encoding RluA family pseudouridine synthase encodes MYNKNILNIKITANESEQRIDNFIRKKFQKISKNKLYKIIRIGCIKVNQKKTFPSYKLKINDTLSYFKDIQLKENKYGNIILSKNIKKKILSSILFEDNDLLVINKPSGIAVHGGSGLKFGIIEIFRILKPKCKFLELIHRIDRDTSGILMLAKKKSILRDIHKQFREKKIFKKYIAIVHGILNINKQHIFASLKKNKLKNGIKIVKIDPLGQKSLSIIKVKKRFNENTLIEIIPKTGRTHQIRVHCAYIGYPIIFDNIYGNHELDYNIHLKKKYKKILLHANEIRFYHPKQKKQYFLNAPLRNRFKIFLNQINKQKN; translated from the coding sequence ATGTATAATAAAAATATTTTAAATATAAAAATTACAGCAAATGAGTCTGAACAAAGAATAGATAATTTCATACGTAAAAAATTTCAAAAAATTTCAAAAAATAAATTATATAAAATTATAAGAATAGGATGTATTAAAGTTAATCAAAAAAAAACTTTTCCATCTTATAAATTAAAAATAAATGATACATTATCATATTTTAAAGATATACAATTAAAAGAAAATAAATATGGAAATATTATTTTAAGTAAAAATATTAAAAAAAAAATTTTATCTTCTATTTTATTTGAAGATAATGATTTATTAGTAATTAATAAACCATCTGGAATTGCTGTGCATGGGGGAAGTGGTTTAAAATTTGGTATTATAGAAATTTTTAGAATATTAAAACCAAAATGTAAATTTTTAGAATTAATACATCGTATTGATAGAGATACATCTGGAATATTAATGTTAGCAAAAAAAAAATCAATATTAAGAGATATACATAAACAATTTCGAGAAAAAAAAATATTTAAAAAATATATTGCTATAGTACATGGTATTTTAAATATAAATAAACAACATATATTTGCATCACTAAAAAAAAATAAATTAAAAAATGGAATTAAAATAGTTAAAATAGATCCATTAGGTCAAAAATCTTTAAGTATTATAAAAGTAAAAAAAAGATTTAATGAAAATACATTAATAGAAATTATTCCTAAGACTGGAAGAACACATCAAATTCGAGTACATTGTGCATATATTGGTTATCCAATTATTTTTGATAATATTTATGGAAATCATGAATTAGATTATAATATTCATTTAAAAAAAAAATATAAAAAAATTTTATTACATGCTAATGAAATTAGATTTTATCATCCTAAACAAAAAAAACAATATTTTTTAAATGCTCCTTTAAGAAATAGATTTAAAATATTTTTAAATCAAATTAATAAACAAAAAAATTAA
- the rpmF gene encoding 50S ribosomal protein L32, with the protein MAVQKSKPTRSKRGMRRSHDKVISPLLSKDKFSKEDHIRHCMTKKLFYKGKKIFKKK; encoded by the coding sequence ATGGCAGTTCAAAAAAGTAAACCAACACGTTCAAAAAGAGGAATGAGAAGATCTCATGATAAAGTAATATCCCCTCTATTATCTAAAGATAAATTTAGTAAAGAAGATCATATTCGTCATTGTATGACAAAAAAATTATTTTATAAAGGAAAAAAAATTTTTAAAAAAAAATAA
- a CDS encoding acyltransferase domain-containing protein, whose translation MNLKISMIFPGQGLQKNQKLLHLNKINNIIKKTFEEASEYLNYNIWNLIKKPFNILIKHEYIQPIILTSSISIYRFWKDLGGIDPHLSTGHSLGEYSALICSHSITFSDGLKLIHKREKMMKQCTKKFNMQMKVVIGIKKNIILKIFKKNLLTNKVNISSINSKKQIIISGYKTSIKKVSLECKKIGAKIINLPTNIVSHCFIMKKIKRKFSKQIKKISIKKTKYPVINSISIKKQISKYTIQKSLIKQLFQTVQWKKTMDFIIPKSDLILEMGTNNFLTKLHKNNKNIKFIPMNNLKNINITLNLLKK comes from the coding sequence TTGAATTTAAAAATATCTATGATTTTTCCAGGACAGGGATTACAAAAAAATCAAAAATTACTTCATTTAAATAAAATTAATAATATTATAAAAAAAACTTTTGAAGAAGCATCAGAATATTTAAATTATAATATTTGGAATTTAATAAAAAAACCATTTAATATATTAATAAAACATGAATATATACAACCAATAATATTAACTTCTTCTATTTCTATATATAGATTTTGGAAAGATTTAGGTGGTATAGATCCTCATTTATCAACAGGACATAGTCTAGGTGAATATTCTGCATTAATATGTAGTCATTCAATAACATTTTCAGATGGATTAAAATTAATACATAAAAGAGAAAAAATGATGAAACAATGTACTAAAAAATTTAATATGCAAATGAAAGTTGTTATTGGAATAAAAAAAAATATAATATTGAAAATCTTTAAAAAAAATTTATTAACAAATAAAGTTAATATTTCCAGTATTAACTCAAAAAAACAAATTATTATATCTGGATATAAAACATCTATAAAAAAAGTTAGTTTAGAATGTAAAAAAATTGGTGCAAAAATTATTAATTTACCTACTAATATTGTATCACATTGTTTTATTATGAAAAAAATAAAAAGAAAATTTTCTAAACAAATAAAAAAAATATCTATTAAAAAAACTAAATATCCAGTTATTAATAGTATTTCAATAAAAAAACAAATTTCTAAATATACAATTCAAAAATCTTTAATTAAACAATTATTTCAAACAGTACAATGGAAAAAAACAATGGATTTTATTATACCTAAATCAGATTTAATATTAGAAATGGGAACAAATAATTTTTTAACAAAATTACATAAAAATAATAAAAATATAAAATTTATACCAATGAATAATTTAAAAAATATTAATATAACATTAAATTTATTAAAAAAATAA